The following are encoded in a window of Streptomyces sp. 11x1 genomic DNA:
- the polA gene encoding DNA polymerase I encodes MAETGSKKTDSTPGGSRPRLMLMDGHSLAYRAFFALPAENFTTATGQPTNAIYGFASMLANTLRDEAPTHFAVAFDVSRKTWRSEEFTEYKANRSKTPDEFKGQVELIGELLDAMHAVRFAVDGFEADDVIATLATQAEAEGFEVLIVTGDRDSFQLVSEHTTVLYPTKGVSELTRFTPEKVFEKYGLTPAQYPDFAALRGDPSDNLPGIPGVGEKTAAKWINQFGSFADLVERVEEVKGKAGQNLRDHLEAVKLNRRLTEMVRTVELPKGVGDLERAAYDRKAVAMVLDTLEIRNPSLRERLLAVDPGAEEADAASPAAPGVEVDGTVLASGELAPWLTEHGTDVLGVATVDTWALGTGSVAEVALAAAGGAAAWFDPTQLDETDETAWASWLADIARPKVFHNAKGAMRVFAEHGWTVDGVSMDTALAAYLVKPGRRSFDLDALSLEYLGRELAPAATADGQLAFGADEGAEADALMVQARAILDLGEAFAERLEEVGAAELLRDVELPTSALLARMERHGIAADQAHLEAMEQMFAAAVQQAVKEAHAAAGHEFNLGSPKQLQEVLFGELGLPKTKRTKTGYTTDADALAWLAGQTDNELPVIMLRHREQARLRVTVEGLIKMIAGDGRIHTTFNQTVAATGRLSSVDPNLQNIPVRTDEGRAIRRGFVVGEGFESLMTADYSQIELRVMAHLSEDAGLIEAFTSGEDLHTTAAAQVFGVEQSAVDAEMRRKIKAMSYGLAYGLSAFGLSQQLNIEAGEARALMDAYFERFGGVRDYLRRVVDEARATGYTATLFGRRRYLPDLNSDNRQRREAAERMALNAPIQGTAADIVKIAMLNVGRALDEAGLASRMLLQVHDEIVLEIAPGERERTEQILRREMADAVHLRAPLDVSVGYGPDWESAAH; translated from the coding sequence GTGGCAGAGACAGGATCGAAGAAGACCGACAGCACCCCCGGCGGCAGCCGTCCCCGGCTCATGCTCATGGACGGGCACTCGCTGGCCTACCGCGCGTTCTTCGCGCTGCCCGCGGAGAATTTCACGACGGCGACCGGCCAGCCGACCAACGCGATCTACGGCTTCGCGTCGATGCTGGCGAACACGCTGCGCGACGAGGCCCCCACCCACTTCGCGGTCGCGTTCGACGTCTCCCGCAAGACCTGGCGCTCGGAGGAGTTCACCGAGTACAAGGCGAACCGCTCGAAGACCCCGGACGAGTTCAAGGGCCAGGTCGAACTGATCGGCGAGCTGCTCGACGCGATGCACGCCGTCCGCTTCGCCGTCGACGGCTTCGAGGCCGACGACGTCATCGCCACCCTCGCCACCCAGGCCGAGGCCGAGGGCTTCGAGGTCCTCATCGTCACCGGCGACCGCGACTCCTTCCAGCTCGTCAGCGAGCACACCACCGTGCTCTACCCGACGAAGGGCGTCTCGGAGCTGACCCGGTTCACCCCGGAGAAGGTGTTCGAGAAGTACGGCCTCACCCCCGCCCAGTACCCGGACTTCGCGGCCCTGCGCGGCGATCCGTCCGACAACCTCCCCGGCATCCCCGGCGTCGGCGAGAAGACCGCCGCGAAGTGGATCAACCAGTTCGGTTCGTTCGCGGACCTCGTCGAGCGCGTCGAGGAGGTCAAGGGCAAGGCCGGGCAGAATCTCCGCGACCACCTGGAGGCCGTCAAGCTCAACCGCCGCCTCACCGAGATGGTCCGCACGGTCGAACTCCCCAAGGGCGTGGGCGACCTGGAGCGCGCCGCGTACGACCGCAAGGCCGTCGCGATGGTGCTGGACACCCTGGAGATTCGCAACCCCTCGCTGCGCGAGCGTCTGCTCGCCGTCGACCCGGGCGCGGAGGAGGCCGACGCCGCCTCGCCGGCCGCCCCCGGCGTCGAGGTGGACGGCACGGTCCTCGCCTCCGGCGAACTGGCCCCCTGGCTCACCGAGCACGGCACGGACGTCCTCGGCGTCGCCACCGTGGACACCTGGGCGCTCGGCACCGGCTCGGTCGCCGAGGTCGCGCTCGCCGCCGCCGGGGGAGCGGCCGCCTGGTTCGACCCGACGCAGCTGGACGAGACGGACGAGACGGCGTGGGCGTCCTGGCTCGCCGACATCGCCAGGCCGAAGGTGTTCCACAACGCCAAGGGCGCGATGCGGGTCTTCGCCGAGCACGGCTGGACCGTGGACGGCGTCTCCATGGACACCGCGCTCGCCGCCTACCTGGTCAAGCCGGGACGCCGCTCCTTCGACCTGGACGCGCTCTCCCTGGAGTACCTGGGCCGCGAGCTGGCGCCCGCCGCGACCGCCGACGGCCAGCTGGCCTTCGGCGCGGACGAGGGTGCCGAGGCCGACGCGCTGATGGTGCAGGCCCGCGCGATCCTCGACCTGGGCGAGGCGTTCGCGGAGCGGCTGGAGGAGGTCGGTGCCGCGGAGCTGCTGCGTGACGTGGAGCTGCCCACCTCCGCGCTGCTGGCCCGGATGGAGCGCCACGGCATCGCGGCGGACCAGGCACATCTGGAGGCCATGGAGCAGATGTTCGCGGCCGCCGTGCAGCAGGCGGTGAAGGAGGCGCACGCGGCGGCGGGGCACGAGTTCAACCTGGGCTCGCCCAAGCAGCTCCAGGAGGTCCTCTTCGGTGAGCTGGGCCTGCCCAAGACCAAGCGCACCAAGACGGGCTACACCACGGACGCGGACGCCCTCGCCTGGCTGGCCGGCCAGACGGACAACGAACTGCCGGTCATCATGCTCCGTCACCGCGAGCAGGCGAGGCTGCGGGTCACCGTCGAGGGCCTGATCAAGATGATCGCCGGGGACGGCCGGATCCACACCACCTTCAACCAGACGGTCGCCGCCACGGGCCGTCTCTCCTCCGTCGACCCGAACCTGCAGAACATCCCCGTCCGCACCGACGAGGGCCGGGCCATCCGCCGCGGCTTCGTCGTCGGCGAGGGCTTCGAGTCCCTGATGACGGCGGACTACAGCCAGATCGAACTGCGCGTCATGGCCCACCTCTCCGAGGACGCGGGCCTGATCGAGGCGTTCACCTCAGGCGAGGACCTGCACACCACGGCCGCCGCGCAGGTGTTCGGCGTCGAGCAGTCCGCCGTCGACGCCGAGATGCGCCGCAAGATCAAGGCGATGTCGTACGGCCTGGCCTACGGGCTGTCCGCGTTCGGCCTCTCCCAGCAGCTGAACATCGAGGCGGGTGAGGCGCGGGCCCTGATGGACGCGTACTTCGAGCGGTTCGGCGGCGTACGGGACTATCTGCGCCGGGTCGTGGACGAGGCGCGGGCGACGGGATACACGGCGACGCTCTTCGGGCGCCGGCGCTATCTGCCCGACCTCAACAGCGACAACCGGCAGCGCCGGGAGGCCGCGGAGCGGATGGCTCTGAACGCGCCGATCCAGGGCACCGCCGCCGACATCGTCAAGATCGCCATGCTCAACGTGGGCCGCGCCCTGGACGAGGCGGGCCTCGCCTCCCGCATGCTCCTCCAGGTCCACGACGAAATCGTCCTGGAGATCGCCCCCGGTGAACGGGAGCGCACGGAGCAGATCCTCCGCCGGGAGATGGCCGACGCGGTCCACCTGAGGGCCCCGCTGGATGTCTCGGTGGGCTACGGCCCGGACTGGGAGTCGGCGGCACACTAG